TACCAGGTCCCATGGTGGAAGAAATAGTGACGCTTTTGATGTACTGCCCTTTGGCCCCCGGCGGCTTGGCTTTGTTTATTGCCTCCACGATAGTCTGGAAATTTTCCATCAGCTTTTCAAGGTCAAAGGACGCTTTTCCGATAGGAGCGTGGACAATACCAGTCTTGTCTACCCGGTATTCAACTTTTCCGGCCTTGATTTCTTTGACGGCCTTTTCAATGTCGAAAGTCACTGTCCCCACTTTGGGATTGGGCATCAATCCCTTGGGTCCCAAAAGCTTACCCAGCTTTCCCACCATTGCCATCATGTCTGGGGTGGCTACGGCAACTTCAAAACCGAACCACCCTTCCTGGATTTGGGCCACCAGATCTTCCGCGCCGACAAAATCCGCTCCGGCTGCCTCCGCTTCCTTAGCCTTTTCTCCCTTGGCAAACACCAGCACTTTACGGGTTCTCCCCGTCCCGTGCGGTAAAACGACCGCTCCGCGGACCTGCTGGTCGGCATGGCGCGGGTCCACTCCCAGCTTGAAGGCAATTTCCACAGTCTCATCGAATTTGGCTTTGGCCAGTTTTTTAACCAGCTCCAGGGCTTGCCTGGGTTCATACAAATGGTTCCTGTCAACCTGTTTCAGCGAGTCTGCATATCTTTTACCTGGTGCCATTTTACATCCTCCTTTGTGGTTATGGCGGAATCTCTCCTTATGGAGACTCCTCCCACTATCAAACGACAAGGCGTTTGAAGTTATCCCTTAACAATTTCAATACCCATGCTCCGGGCCGTGCCTTCAACCATGCGCATAGCCGCCTCTAAAGATGCGGCATTGAGGTCGGGCATCTTCAACTCGGCAATTTCCCTTACCTTGGACAGCGGCACCTTGGCTACTTTTTTCCGGTTAGGTTCGCCGGACGCGGTTTCGATGCCTGCCGCTTTCTTTAAAAGAACCGACGCTGGCGGAGTTTTACAAACAAAGGTAAATGAACGGTCCGCATAAACCGTTATCTCAACAGGAATTATCAACCCTGCCTGCTTGGCTGTTCTTTCATTGAATTCCTTGCAAAACTGCATAATATTGACACCATGCTGGCCTAGAGCAGGCCCGACAGGCGGCGCCGGAGTCGCTTTGCCAGCAGTACACTGCAGTTTTATAAAGCCGATAACTTTCTTGGCCATTTATTCAGTATACCTCCCTTGGTTGATATGTGCTCACACTGTCTTCTGGGCCTGGCTAAAATCTAGTTCCACCGGGGTTTCACGCCCGAACATACCCACCAGGACCTTTATTTTTCCTTTATCCGGGTATATTTCTTCGACCGTGCCAATAAAATTCTGGAACGGCCCCGAGATAACCCTGACGCTTTCGCCTACACTAAAA
This sequence is a window from Peptococcaceae bacterium. Protein-coding genes within it:
- the rplA gene encoding 50S ribosomal protein L1; protein product: MAPGKRYADSLKQVDRNHLYEPRQALELVKKLAKAKFDETVEIAFKLGVDPRHADQQVRGAVVLPHGTGRTRKVLVFAKGEKAKEAEAAGADFVGAEDLVAQIQEGWFGFEVAVATPDMMAMVGKLGKLLGPKGLMPNPKVGTVTFDIEKAVKEIKAGKVEYRVDKTGIVHAPIGKASFDLEKLMENFQTIVEAINKAKPPGAKGQYIKSVTISSTMGPGIKLNPLKLL
- the rplK gene encoding 50S ribosomal protein L11, whose amino-acid sequence is MAKKVIGFIKLQCTAGKATPAPPVGPALGQHGVNIMQFCKEFNERTAKQAGLIIPVEITVYADRSFTFVCKTPPASVLLKKAAGIETASGEPNRKKVAKVPLSKVREIAELKMPDLNAASLEAAMRMVEGTARSMGIEIVKG